A single window of Haliotis asinina isolate JCU_RB_2024 chromosome 5, JCU_Hal_asi_v2, whole genome shotgun sequence DNA harbors:
- the LOC137283738 gene encoding uncharacterized protein, whose translation MSAKALFEPRVNFGQGKTATTLLTEDGCYFPIVAHGTYRERQKALSAPFKRGWGARPMHATTLLIAKAPWEPDYTTTTKQYHGGSKTLNPVARATPAPSMHVSQYHLSVPHRDNPWHTNYSQDFTAKECPSASQLHVTAHAKSQEQRSGSEVKAVIHVSNDPPSYWSQYNRIHSKLGHMLGPGVSREYPVRKQYNFITGTMGAPAWKEDNRRVSGNRVLRSIRTKVENTSIIS comes from the exons ATGTCAGCCAAGGCTTTGTTTGAACCAAGGGTTAACTTTGGCCAGGGCAAGACTGCCACAACATTGTTGACAGAAGATGGGTGTTATTTTCCTATCGTTGCACATGGAACttacagagagagacagaaagcGCTGTCAGCGCCATTCAAGAGGGGGTGGGGCGCCCGACCCATGCACGCCACCACCCTTCTCATAGCCAAAGCCCCATGGGAACCGGATTACACAACAACGACCAAACAG TATCACGGGGGAAGTAAGACACTGAATCCTGTTGCACGTGCCACCCCAGCCCCCTCCATGCACGTCTCCCAGTATCATCTCAGTGTGCCACACCGTGACAACCCCTGGCACACCAACTACTCTCAAGATTTCACAGCCAAGGAGTGCCCCAGT GCCAGTCAGCTTCATGTGACAGCACATGCCAAAAGTCAAGAGCAGAGGTCAGGGTCAGAGGTTAAGGCTGTAATCCATGTGTCTAATGATCCTCCCAGCTACTGGTCTCAGTATAACCGTATCCACAGCAAGTTGGGCCACATGCTGGGTCCTGGCGTATCAAGGGAATATCCAGTCAGGAAGCAGTACAACTTCATCACAG GTACAATGGGGGCACCGGCGTGGAAGGAGGACAACCGACGAGTGTCTGGGAACCGTGTGTTACGCTCCATCAGGACCAAAGTGGAGAACACATCCATCATCAGTTGA